A genome region from Plasmodium vivax chromosome 11, whole genome shotgun sequence includes the following:
- a CDS encoding hypothetical protein (encoded by transcript PVX_115090A) → MNIQKEAKNRNTGKYDHAKKENKNNQESYSANLVNPDDKVSMLKNSSNAIGCSQEIAGEDPKVNINQSVLKKVTTASVFKTDGDTTDDAKKKCNNNENANEEVHYKGSTGAAEGTPVRTTTEGVAHDNGKRDMCSHSNVAKGGDNYQHGHIACGSTNDDKGGKTQSGAIGACKDQGDSSQSNDRELEGGKNVETLDKVSPKSEVKKKHYSNLLPNRNCNDDDKCNSSQNVKEVPPSQEEKEKSETSPPAGDRKGVNKDPPANDEGGSPSKGGNGDNKPVDTSVEAPPFNTPQKGTNNDAEEVQHAKMEGPISTKQNSEKAESSKKGNATLEEETKPSEPINSTNIRQGKNANMNKNKGVVNNDLDVITEEGGKTERGQKDNHPNGYLNSSANRTASGSSKKVSPFKRSEHQKDKENSNEETSTNNVMSQKNGNYKKFPSLNSAKNGASFKKEARRNNPNNGSSNRKSENYKTFGHSKRDECWKSCRDKNEDHNAASGDYVRGGESYKNEESHPLGGNSPNNSHGRNGEPHRANERGFKNGNPHTYRNAVNGGHKNVGATAQTGNSAKMNDNCHNADSYKMGNQKNYHRSGNNEDATGSHDQGVCWMNQQEQREQQEQSGKGESFNFRRNQLKNKKEATGVKQKDTRFHMAEKHAKKFDANYFARSDSANVGNDSGSASKKKVNSFSKQMQSTNYSKHSPVSGDKNGKETNGYDENDSMGAFTEGDISRKSSELVNKQVIHTANCTSPSGTYHNSGEKTHEHMTRSGKKNSTTMGSPSHRGHIDKANKTYAKLTHTNDGQDNPKESITPGGNSDQMRSENKGGFIPKADISDSGRGKIGSSGEKDAMKEIRRKEHKKGDYPTVEGGGSGAHVKKIERRAKHFTAHPGDAAKSYVRTNGDEYHHAGANGDEKDHTSSPPGEKDKNLKNGGKQNLLSGPENKRKVFSPKTDQRSSNADEVTHPFNFKEFECWMSGRYNKLLETYIDQENRKKNNSEMFEEEIKVYELCSAYTNSGVQKDTHEDLSQMTETLGSRGTTEEDAARSKDNTDVQTNPEMANERELVIEGRGGFSTRGNKGEHVDNGAGDSYNTAKGNYFPGSKNHMHVLNSSAAHQGENRYYQRNNNYRPNHQKRSLQLFHKNGPQNSPHNDKAPFMSFSSGKKWDNSGRAGGEEVVESAIEGAKLEGNANTNTGMHADINDDMNADMHADSNADTNTEANGTPSVKKYSAHSKNSQGEEKASDGNFSRKTYYEKKPAGKRFGNSNITTKKLSSNNGFYKKKYHAGDQKNDYMRTEMNNATFYKSSRQPMGQHNSKRSNWSAKLVNDRFGNRYEEPFGEPFGERLNERFSKQNNSNDMDHTSGMFYAAKNRMDNHVLLRNEMGAANTHTSNPAGNSKKSNATYLTAKSEGAKNRHYE, encoded by the coding sequence atgaacattcaGAAAGAGGCGAAAAATCGAAACACAGGAAAATATGATCAtgccaaaaaggaaaacaaaaataaccaGGAAAGTTACTCCGCCAATTTGGTCAACCCAGATGATAAGGTGAGCATGCTTAAGAACAGCAGCAACGCAATAGGGTGCTCTCAAGAAATTGCCGGTGAAGATCCCAAAGTGAACATTAATCAAAgtgtgttaaaaaaagttacaacaGCGTCGGTTTTTAAAACTGATGGTGACACGACAGACGATGCGAAGAAGAAATGTAATAACAATGAAAATGCCAATGAGGAAGTGCATTATAAGGGCAGCACCGGTGCCGCGGAAGGCACCCCCGTAAGGACTACCACGGAAGGCGTCGCGCATGATAACGGCAAGCGTGACATGTGTAGCCATAGCAATGTCGCGAAAGGGGGAGATAATTACCAACATGGTCATATCGCATGCGGTTCCACGAACGATGACAAAGGAGGCAAAACGCAAAGCGGCGCGATCGGTGCATGCAAGGACCAGGGGGATAGCAGCCAAAGCAACGACCGAGAATTggaaggagggaaaaatgtTGAAACATTAGATAAAGTGTCACCAAAaagtgaagtaaaaaaaaaacactacaGTAATTTGTTGCCAAACAGAAATTGCAACGATGATGATAAGTGCAACTCGTCTCAGAATGTTAAGGAGGTGCCTCCTAGtcaagaggaaaaggagaaatccGAAACGAGTCCTCCAGCAGGCGATAGGAAGGGTGTGAATAAAGACCCCCCTGCGAATGACGAAGGGGGTTCCCCATCCAAAGGGGGTAATGGAGACAACAAACCAGTTGACACTTCCGTGGAAGCGCCCCCTTTTAAtaccccccaaaagggtaCCAATAATGACGCGGAAGAGGTGCAACACGCCAAAATGGAGGGCCCAATCAGCACCAAACAGAATAGTGAAAAGGCTGAGAGCAGCAAGAAGGGAAATGCAACATTGGAAGAAGAAACGAAGCCGAGCGAACCAATTAATAGCACCAACATAAGACAGGGCAAAAATGccaatatgaataaaaataaaggtgtAGTGAATAATGATTTAGACGTAATAACCGAGGAGGGAGGAAAGACTGAACGGGGCCAAAAAGATAATCACCCGAATGGTTATTTAAACTCCAGTGCCAACAGAACAGCGAGCGGGAGCAGCAAGAAGGTGAGCCCCTTTAAACGAAGCGAGCATCAAAAGGATAAAGAAAACAGTAATGAGGAGACCAGCACCAATAATGTGATgagccaaaaaaatggaaattacaAAAAGTTCCCCTCGCTGAATAGTGCCAAAAACGGGGCATCCTTTAAGAAGGAGGCAAGAAGGAACAACCCCAATAATGGGAGCTCCAACAGGAAGAGTGAGAACTACAAAACCTTTGGCCACAGTAAGAGGGACGAATGTTGGAAGAGCTGTAGAGACAAAAATGAGGATCACAACGCCGCAAGCGGGGACTACGTTAGAGGCGGAGAGagttacaaaaatgaagagagtCACCCTCTcggggggaattcccccAACAACAGTCACGGTAGAAATGGTGAGCCGCATAGGGCAAATGAAAGGGGCTTCAAAAACGGCAACCCGCACACGTATAGAAACGCGGTTAACGGGGGCCACAAAAATGTGGGTGCTACGGCCCAAACGGGCAACTCCGCAAAAATGAACGATAATTGCCACAACGCAGACAGTTATAAAATGGGCAACCAGAAGAATTACCACCGTAGCGGCAATAATGAAGATGCCACGGGCAGCCACGACCAGGGCGTGTGCTGGATGAACCAGCAGGAGCAGCGCGAGCAGCAGGaacaaagtggaaaaggCGAAAGCTTTAATTTTAGGAGAAACCAgctgaagaacaaaaaagaagcaacgGGCGTGAAGCAGAAGGACACGCGGTTTCACATGGCGGAAAAGCACGCCAAGAAATTCGACGCGAATTATTTTGCAAGAAGTGACAGCGCAAATGTTGGTAACGATAGCGGCAGTgctagcaaaaaaaaggtgaattcGTTTAGCAAGCAAATGCAAAGTACCAATTATAGCAAACACTCACCCGTTAGCGGcgataaaaatgggaaagagaCCAACGGGTATGACGAAAATGATTCCATGGGAGCGTTTACAGAAGGAGACATCAGTAGAAAAAGCTCCGAGTTGGTGAACAAGCAGGTCATACACACGGCCAATTGTACGTCTCCATCGGGTACCTACCACAATAGTGGTGAAAAGACTCATGAGCAtatgacccgttcaggtaaGAAAAATAGCACTACCATGGGTAGCCCTTCACACCGCGGCCATATTGACAAGGCTAACAAAACGTATGCTAAGCTCACACATACCAATGATGGTCAGGACAACCCAAAAGAGAGCATCACCCCTGGTGGTAATTCTGATCAGATGAGAAGCGAAAATAAGGGCGGTTTTATCCCCAAAGCGGATATCAGCGACAGTGGGCGAGGCAAGATTGGTAGCAGTGGCGAAAAAGACGCAATGAAGGAGATAAGGAGAAAGGAACACAAGAAGGGGGATTACCCAACGgtggaagggggaggaagcggtgcacatgtaaaaaaaattgaacgaCGAGCGAAGCATTTTACGGCCCATCCGGGAGATGCCGCAAAAAGTTATGTACGCACAAACGGGGATGAATACCACCACGCAGGAGCCAATGGGGATGAGAAGGATCACACAAGCTCACCACCAGGTGAGAAAGATAAGAACCTTAAAAATGGTGGAAAGCAAAACCTTTTGAGTGGCccagaaaataaaaggaaagtgTTTTCCCCCAAAACGGATCAAAGGAGTAGCAACGCAGACGAAGTAACCCacccttttaattttaaagagTTCGAATGCTGGATGAGCGGAAGGTATAATAAGCTATTAGAAACATACATCGATCAGgagaataggaaaaaaaacaacagtGAAATGTTtgaggaggaaataaaagTATACGAATTGTGTTCTGCTTACACCAACAGTGGTGTGCAAAAGGACACCCATGAGGACCTCTCCCAAATGACAGAAACGTTAGGAAGCCGAGGCACCACTGAGGAGGATGCTGCAAGAAGTAAGGACAACACGGATGTTCAAACGAACCCGGAAATGGCAAATGAAAGGGAACTGGTGATTGAAGGTAGGGGCGGGTTCTCCACTAGGGGGAATAAAGGCGAACATGTAGACAACGGCGCGGGAGATAGTTATAACACTGCAAAGGGTAATTACTTCCCGGGTTCAAAAAATCACATGCATGTATTAAATAGCAGCGCCGCCCACCAGGGCGAAAACAGGTACTACCAAAGAAACAATAATTACCGCCCAAATCATCAGAAAAGGTCTTTGCAGTTGTTCCACAAGAATGGCCCACAGAATAGTCCACATAATGACAAGGCACCCTTTATGAGTTTTTCTTCGGGTAAAAAGTGGGACAACTCGGGTAGGGCAGGAGGAGAGGAAGTGGTCGAAAGTGCGATTGAGGGCGCAAAGTTGGAAGGAAATGCAAACACAAACACTGGCATGCACGCAGACATTAACGATGACATGAACGCTGACATGCACGCCGACAGCAACGCCGACACTAACACTGAGGCAAACGGCACCCCCTCTGTGAAAAAATACAGCGCACACAGCAAGAACAGCCAGGGCGAGGAAAAAGCCAGCGACGGCAACTTCAGCAGAAAGACCTActacgaaaaaaaaccagCGGGAAAACGGTTCGGCAATAGCAACATAACCACCAAGAAGCTCAGTAGCAACAATGGGTTTTACAAGAAGAAGTATCACGCTGGAGACCAAAAGAACGACTACATGAGAACTGAAATGAACAACGCGACGTTTTACAAGTCCAGTAGGCAACCGATGGGGCAACACAATAGTAAGAGGAGCAACTGGAGCGCGAAATTGGTAAACGACCGGTTTGGAAATCGGTACGAAGAACCCTTCGGTGAGCCCTTTGGTGAACGACTGAACGAACGGTTTAGTAAGCAAAACAATTCAAACGACATGGACCACACGAGTGGCATGTTTTATGCCGCTAAAAATAGGATGGACAATCATGTGTTGCTACGAAATGAAATGGGTGCCGCCAATACGCATACTTCCAATCCAGCTGGGAATAGTAAGAAATCGAACGCAACATATTTAACAGCAAAAAGTGAAGGTGCCAAGAATAGGCACTACGAGTGA
- a CDS encoding hypothetical protein, conserved (encoded by transcript PVX_115085A) — MDVLCHKWNDKMKNLHFKINKLRNDIDDFKRITINTCIQRNKKVSFSNLNNNMRRRELISMSNYEMKPNLRKANNCTYVLRDDKCNKTGNVPLPLSKNVSNKVIKTNDAKALDNKISLKFSSRNKRKNEKVIKMNDRKWLNATKHMKVEKENDIGMEKIFEKKKSAKNRRLYLEGEEGNVQAYPIYSDVEVGFENISRLEDEALSKVKKESQDDDDIKTSRQLAEWSSDMVHKYLEETIEKTRVLFQSADLKSRQEEMLRRMNS, encoded by the exons ATGGACGTGTTATGTCACAAGTGGAatgacaaaatgaaaaatttacactttaaaataaataaactgCGTAACGATATAGACGATTTTAAGAGGATTACCATCAATACGTGCATTcaaagaaacaaaaaggtgTCCTTTTCAAACCTGAACAACAACATGCGAAGGAGAGAACTCATAAGCATGAGCAATTACGAAATGAAGCCCAACTTGAGGAAGGCAAATAACTGCACCTATGTGTTGCGCGATGACAAATGCAATAAGACAGGCAATGTGCCTTTGCCCCTCTCGAAGAACGTGTCTAATAAGGTCATCAAAACGAATGACGCCAAAGCTCTGGACAATAAAATCTCCCTGAAATTTAGCTCAAGAAATAAgcggaaaaatgaaaaggtgaTCAAAATGAATGACAGGAAGTGGCTAAACG CGACGAAGCATATGAAAGTCGAGAAAGAAAATGACATCGGAATGGAGAAAATTttcgaaaagaaaaagagcgCGAAGAATAGGAGGTTGTACttggagggggaagagg GCAACGTACAGGCGTACCCCATCTACTCCGACGTGGAGGTGGGGTTCGAAAATATATCGCGCCTTGAGGATGAAGCCTTgtcaaaagtaaaaaaggagagccaGGACGACGACGATATTAAGACGTCAAGGCAGCTAGCCGAATGGAGCTCAGATATGGTTCACAAGTATCTTGAGGAGACCATTGAAAAAACGAGAGTACTTTTTCAAAGTGCGGATTTGAAAAGTCGACAGGAGGAAATGCTCAGGCGGATGAATTCTTAG
- a CDS encoding 3'-5' exonuclease domain containing protein (encoded by transcript PVX_115080A) has product MQKWGIKLKAKRQPPFCVTRCDGGTPPQHLPSRGRSTPEGNSETSSPLGRYECVALLYVYNSFDGLRNGGKNYLKDVVGNPFVKPNLSLLPRQRCSHCYSTNNKVYVKGELHDVLPALCKGKEMEAIAANLIFFILKSVNLKNVETVEEYKDNIKNVYANLIRCYHKIFTENEKHGEYIFCIFNDDLVKCVSPSLRKNKKNIIQELVLNSLCFFFKNNAKHKHRLDPNLMCEVVKYKKFLYIWDCLSFDRHLLREGMTARHVDYLFGHFLNDRAYLCQAIALASLFLSDEHVGFSSPFKEDSAYNCRILLQYILQAQSKNCLFLFLDGLKCDDLKRDVYRWLASLDEASGFFADYWGYLSAREYLLRSKAREKEKDEAGGGPPSEGTPNEGGTPNESTFNEGGHPSKSTFNEGGQDRNCAPWGNNPLQPHSDYYELPEEMKNISVVTNVESLHKMIGTIKASQERHWVDGIYNDESTYTSESCDDVITAEDINNHLRGKQKKYYIGIDVEWNRYQKASIISVATEERIYLIDLLTVDYNYKILIHSFFKWLLENPFVCKLFYNFACDMRVLNSFFRGMSVVCTYLNVTDLRDPLFLQQRSVVTPCSQDSVLSAELFNRNVIETNDIELFKKVTTSSFRNFNGRVKHRGCDNFEGAIRVCPSRTTDKLHFKSLSHLCQKFLGKNLNKQLQLSNWSRRPLMESQIHYAATDAYVLIVLERLLIEGNYSSACSSNSSSLSDAFVQKYKCRNCSWE; this is encoded by the exons atgcaaaaatggggcatcAAACTGAAGGCGAAGCGGCAACCTCCGTTTTGTGTAACCAGATGTGATGGGGGAACTCCCCCTCAGCATCTTCCTTCAAGGGGTAGAAGCACCCCCGAAGGGAACAGCGAGACGAGTTCACCACTTGGACGCTACGAATGTGTTGCACTGCTGTATGTGTATAACAGCTTCGATGGGTTAagaaatggggggaaaaattacTTAAAAGATGTAGTAGGGAATCCCTTTGTGAAACCCAATTTGAGTCTCCTTCCGAGGCAGCGATGCAGCCACTGCTACTCCACCAACAACAAAGTCTACGTGAAGGGCGAACTTCACGACGTGCTTCCCGCCCTATGCAAAGGCAAAGAAATGGAAGCCATTGCAGCGAActtaattttcttcattttaaaatctGTGAAtcttaaaaatgtagaaacagtAGAGGAGTATAAGgacaacataaaaaatgtgtacgcCAACCTGATCAGGTGTTACCATAAGATATTtacagaaaatgaaaaacatggtgaatacattttttgcatttttaatgATGACCTTGTAAAATGTGTTAGCCCCTCtttgaggaaaaataaaaaaaacatcatccAGGAACTTGTGCTAAACAgcttatgttttttttttaaaaataatgcaaaacATAAGCACAGATTAGACCCAAATTTGATGTGCGAAGTTgtaaagtataaaaaatttttgtacatatgGGATTGCCTATCCTTTGATCGCCACCTGTTGAGGGAAGGCATGACTGCCCGACATGTAGACTATCTGTTTGGtcactttttaaatgacCGAGCGTACCTTTGCCAGGCCATTGCCTTAGCTTCCCTGTTTCTGTCTGATGAGCATGTCGGCTTTAGTTCCCCCTTTAAGGAAGACAGCGCTTATAACTGCAGGATTTTGCTGCAGTACATACTACAGGCGCAGTCCAAGAATTgcctctttttatttctcgaCGGCCTCAAATGCGACGATTTGAAGAGGGACGTTTATCGGTGGCTGGCATCCCTGGACGAGGCATCAG GGTTCTTTGCCGACTACTGGGGATACCTCTCAGCGCGGGAGTACCTGCTGCGAAGCAAGGCaagggagaaggagaaggacgaAGCAGGAGGAGGGCCCCCCAGCGAGGGAACCCCTAACGAAGGAGGGACCCCCAACGAGAGTACCTTTAACGAAGGAGGACACCCCAGCAAGAGTACCTTTAACGAAGGAGGGCAAGACCGAAATTGCGCCCCATGGGGGAATAATCCACTCCAACCACACAGTGACTACTATGAGCTGCccgaagaaatgaaaaacatttCAGTGGTAACTAATGTAGAGAGTTTGCATAAAATGATAGGAACGATAAAGGCTAGTCAGGAAAGGCACTGGGTGGATGGCATATACAACGATGAGAGCACGTACACATCCGAGTCCTGTGACGACGTAATAACTGCAGAAGATATTAATAACCACTtgagggggaaacaaaaaaaatattacataggCATCGATGTCGAATGGAACAGATACCAAAAGGCTAGCATAATTTCAGTGGCAACAGAGGAACGAATTTACCTTATCGATCTGCTAACTGTGgattataattacaaaattttaattcattcattttttaagtggCTACTTGAAAACCCATTCGTCTGTAAGCTCTTCTACAACTTCGCCTGCGACATGCGTGTGTTAAATTCGTTCTTTCGAGGCATGTCGGTTGTGTGTACCTACCTAAATGTGACTGATCTGAGGGACCCCCTATTTTTGCAACAGCGAAGTGTAGTCACTCCATGCAGCCAAGACAGTGTACTTTCCGCTGAACTGTTCAATCGAAATGTAATTGAGACGAATGACATtgagttatttaaaaaggtgacGACAAGTAGCTTTCGCAACTTCAACGGTAGGGTGAAACATCGGGGCTGCGATAATTTCGAGGGGGCGATCCGTGTGTGCCCGAGCCGCACCACTGATAAGCTTCATTTTAAAAGTCTGAGTCATTTATGCCAGAAATTTCTcggcaaaaatttaaacaaacAATTGCAGTTATCCAACTGGAGCAGGAGGCCACTCATGGAGAGTCAAATACATTACGCAGCCACCGATGCGTATGTCCTCATCGTGCTGGAACGACTCCTCATCGAGGGTAATTATTCCTCCGCGTGTTCCTCAAATAGTAGTAGCCTTAGCGATGCGTTTGTTCAGAAGTATAAATGTAGGAATTGTTCCTGGGAGTAG